In Blattabacterium cuenoti, the following proteins share a genomic window:
- a CDS encoding ribosome-binding factor A: protein MKEIKNEKLSSILFIEIAEILSEEIRYIKKNFLVTLIKVKITSNMNLIKAYVNIYPFIDKEIICYIRSKSLFYRKLLSKRLRYRIKKIPKLDFYIIDNNY from the coding sequence ATGAAAGAAATTAAAAATGAAAAATTATCTTCAATTTTATTTATAGAAATAGCAGAAATTCTTTCTGAAGAAATTCGTTATATAAAAAAAAATTTTTTAGTTACTTTAATCAAAGTAAAGATAACTTCTAATATGAATTTAATAAAAGCATATGTAAATATTTATCCTTTTATAGATAAAGAAATTATTTGTTACATACGTTCAAAATCTCTATTTTATAGAAAATTACTTTCTAAAAGACTTAGGTATCGTATAAAGAAAATACCAAAATTAGATTTTTATATTATTGATAATAACTACTAA